The Humulus lupulus chromosome 3, drHumLupu1.1, whole genome shotgun sequence genome window below encodes:
- the LOC133822548 gene encoding uncharacterized protein LOC133822548 isoform X2: MPLCTLMMKKTENGTLTSIDTSFAKLPDHLLVEIIIRIPVTEWAQICCVKQQWANLFRGECLWRAALDKNYPSASQAKRWPGPIPRGLSQRRYAALYVSRHIFSLDGQIDEIVGHTYLYLKEQLERSTVSPPSGVLHGTIIDQFIACGKPRDMAHELASQIWLAVVDNLEENEHTFLILKRLAQEADVFLPYPYSRSMKVQWRVYEKLLTDFRDCFTHVDYYDVLACAKSKFQPIPSAWLGY, from the exons ATGCCTCTCTG TACTCTAATGATGAAGAAAACTGAAAATGGCACTTTAACATCAATTGATACTTCCTTTGCAAAGCTTCCCGATCACCTTTTGGTAGAAATTATCATTCGAATTCCTGTCACTGAGTGGGCACAAATATGTTGTGTAAAACAGCAGTGGGCAAACCTGTTCCGGGGAGAATGCTTGTGGCGAGCTGCTCTAGACAAGAACTATCCTTCTGCTAGCCAAGCTAAAAGGTGGCCTGGACCTATTCCACGAGGGTTGAGCCAGAG GAGATATGCAGCTCTGTATGTTAGCAGACACATTTTTTCTCTTGATGGCCAAATTGATGAGATTGTGGGGCATACTTATTTGTATTTAAAAGAGCAGCTTGAACGTTCAACTGTTTCACCTCCTTCTGGGGTACTTCATGGAACCATAATCG ATCAGTTTAttgcttgtggtaaaccaagaGATATGGCTCATGAGCTTGCTTCCCAAATCTGGCTGGCCGTTGTTGACAATTTAGAAGAAAATGAACATACATTTCTGATACTCAAACGTCTTGCACAAGAGGCCGAT GTTTTCCTTCCATATCCATATTCAAGATCGATGAAGGTCCAATGGAGGGTGTATGAGAAGCTCCTCACAGATTTCCGTGACTGCTTCACTCATGTAGATTACTATGATGTACTGGCATGTGCAAAGAGCAAGTTTCAGCCAATACCATCGGCTTGGTTAGGTTACTAG
- the LOC133822548 gene encoding uncharacterized protein LOC133822548 isoform X1: MGFDFSTLMMKKTENGTLTSIDTSFAKLPDHLLVEIIIRIPVTEWAQICCVKQQWANLFRGECLWRAALDKNYPSASQAKRWPGPIPRGLSQRRYAALYVSRHIFSLDGQIDEIVGHTYLYLKEQLERSTVSPPSGVLHGTIIDQFIACGKPRDMAHELASQIWLAVVDNLEENEHTFLILKRLAQEADVFLPYPYSRSMKVQWRVYEKLLTDFRDCFTHVDYYDVLACAKSKFQPIPSAWLGY, encoded by the exons ATGGGGTTTGATTTCAg TACTCTAATGATGAAGAAAACTGAAAATGGCACTTTAACATCAATTGATACTTCCTTTGCAAAGCTTCCCGATCACCTTTTGGTAGAAATTATCATTCGAATTCCTGTCACTGAGTGGGCACAAATATGTTGTGTAAAACAGCAGTGGGCAAACCTGTTCCGGGGAGAATGCTTGTGGCGAGCTGCTCTAGACAAGAACTATCCTTCTGCTAGCCAAGCTAAAAGGTGGCCTGGACCTATTCCACGAGGGTTGAGCCAGAG GAGATATGCAGCTCTGTATGTTAGCAGACACATTTTTTCTCTTGATGGCCAAATTGATGAGATTGTGGGGCATACTTATTTGTATTTAAAAGAGCAGCTTGAACGTTCAACTGTTTCACCTCCTTCTGGGGTACTTCATGGAACCATAATCG ATCAGTTTAttgcttgtggtaaaccaagaGATATGGCTCATGAGCTTGCTTCCCAAATCTGGCTGGCCGTTGTTGACAATTTAGAAGAAAATGAACATACATTTCTGATACTCAAACGTCTTGCACAAGAGGCCGAT GTTTTCCTTCCATATCCATATTCAAGATCGATGAAGGTCCAATGGAGGGTGTATGAGAAGCTCCTCACAGATTTCCGTGACTGCTTCACTCATGTAGATTACTATGATGTACTGGCATGTGCAAAGAGCAAGTTTCAGCCAATACCATCGGCTTGGTTAGGTTACTAG